In the genome of Nocardioides seonyuensis, one region contains:
- a CDS encoding DUF3352 domain-containing protein has translation MTDTGGQAEYLDEGVETKTDNRKRAIVLGGVVATAAVIGGAAWAATSFFATGAQPAEALPASTTVAYASIDLDPSGSQKIEAIRTLRKFPGLEEEMNFDADDDLREQLFAELTESGECEGLDFERDIDPWLGSRAAMAGVEGADGEVVPVGVIQVTDPGKAEDGMANFVRVCGGDDEDASAETGPWIIEGDWLVVGEDHEAVEGVVEAAGEGSLADDDEFTRWTGEAGDPGILSVYVAAGAAAHFDDVFASSGMFFGPATMAGDPSMTGAIEDFEGMAMTVRFDDGALEIESAASANQQMQEFFASTVGMDLVASLPEDTVAALGMGLKDGWVDAIAEQIATAEGEDTTVEDLYAEASEATGLDLPTDLEKLFGEGMTVALGDGIDADALANGGVLELPIGVKIKGDPDDVRSVLDKIEPQLGPDEQGLLESAASDDHVAMSPDDAFREELAEDGSLGDNEVFEDLVDDSGDAQAVLFVNFNADDDWLVRVADDIDPTVAENLAPLSALGVSSWFDDGVGHGVVRLTTD, from the coding sequence ATGACTGACACGGGTGGACAAGCTGAATACCTCGACGAAGGTGTCGAGACCAAGACTGACAATCGCAAGCGGGCGATCGTGCTGGGGGGCGTCGTGGCCACGGCGGCCGTGATCGGGGGTGCCGCCTGGGCGGCGACGAGCTTCTTCGCGACGGGAGCCCAGCCGGCCGAGGCGCTGCCCGCTTCGACCACGGTGGCCTACGCGTCGATCGACCTGGATCCGAGCGGCAGCCAGAAGATCGAGGCGATCCGGACTCTCCGCAAGTTCCCCGGACTCGAGGAGGAGATGAACTTCGACGCCGACGACGACCTGCGCGAGCAGCTCTTCGCCGAGCTCACCGAGTCCGGCGAGTGCGAGGGGCTCGACTTCGAGCGGGACATCGACCCGTGGCTCGGCTCGCGAGCAGCCATGGCCGGGGTCGAGGGGGCCGACGGCGAGGTCGTCCCGGTCGGCGTCATCCAGGTGACCGACCCCGGCAAGGCCGAGGACGGGATGGCCAACTTCGTGCGGGTGTGCGGTGGTGACGACGAGGACGCCTCGGCCGAGACCGGTCCGTGGATCATCGAGGGTGACTGGCTGGTCGTGGGGGAGGACCACGAGGCGGTCGAGGGCGTCGTCGAGGCGGCGGGCGAGGGCTCCCTGGCCGACGACGACGAGTTCACCCGGTGGACCGGCGAAGCCGGTGACCCGGGCATCCTCTCCGTCTACGTGGCAGCTGGGGCGGCCGCCCACTTCGACGACGTTTTCGCCTCGAGCGGCATGTTCTTCGGCCCCGCGACCATGGCCGGCGACCCCTCGATGACGGGTGCCATCGAGGACTTCGAGGGCATGGCGATGACCGTGCGCTTCGACGACGGGGCGCTCGAGATCGAGTCCGCTGCCAGCGCCAACCAGCAGATGCAGGAGTTCTTCGCGAGCACCGTCGGCATGGACCTCGTCGCGTCGCTGCCCGAGGACACCGTCGCCGCCCTGGGCATGGGTCTCAAGGACGGCTGGGTCGACGCCATCGCCGAGCAGATCGCCACCGCCGAGGGCGAGGACACCACCGTCGAGGACCTCTACGCGGAGGCGAGCGAAGCCACCGGCCTGGACTTGCCCACTGACCTCGAGAAGCTCTTCGGCGAAGGCATGACCGTGGCACTGGGCGATGGCATCGACGCCGACGCGCTCGCCAACGGCGGCGTGCTCGAGCTGCCGATCGGCGTGAAGATCAAGGGTGACCCCGATGACGTGCGAAGCGTCCTCGACAAGATCGAGCCGCAGCTGGGCCCCGACGAGCAAGGACTGCTCGAGTCGGCCGCGTCCGACGACCACGTCGCGATGAGTCCCGACGACGCGTTCCGGGAGGAGCTCGCCGAGGACGGGTCCCTCGGCGACAACGAGGTGTTCGAGGACCTCGTCGACGATTCTGGCGACGCGCAGGCGGTCCTGTTCGTCAACTTCAACGCCGACGACGACTGGCTCGTGCGGGTCGCCGACGACATCGACCCGACGGTCGCCGAGAACCTCGCACCGCTCTCAGCCCTGGGCGTGAGCAGCTGGTTCGACGACGGAGTCGGTCACGGCGTGGTGAGGCTCACGACCGACTGA